The sequence TTCAGCCTCAGTATCCAGTTCAGTGTTCGAACCGGCGGACGTGTCCTGCGACTCCGTGGGCACAGCTGCCGGAGCGTCGCTGGGCAGCGAATCAGGTTCTGAATCCAACTCGGCGTCCGTGTCCTGCATGGCCGTTTCGCGATTCAGCACGGGTTCGAACGCTTTGGAGAAGACGAACAAAAACACCGCCGCCAAGCCCAACGTGACCAGCCACGGTGTGATTCGCGATGGTCGCACGGTGCCGCTGTAAAAATCACGGCCAATGGGTCGCGGCTTCGCGCCGGCCATCGCGGACGGCGTGTTGGCCGATGCGGTTCCCAGTGGGGCGTTGTCACGGATACGGGTCACGGCGGTGCGAACGCCCGAATCGTCGGGGCCGACCGGTGGTACCGCGTCCAACGTCGGGTCGTCGGGACCGGCCGCACCGACCGACTCCAACGATTCTTGGCTGCCCGACGATGGGGTGCCTGCCATTGGCGGCACATCGACATCGGAAAAACTGGTGACCGGCGGAACCTGGCTGACCGAAAATGCCGTCGCCGCACTGGCATCGACTTGATCGGGAAGACCCAGGACGTGCGCCCGCAAATCGGGATCGACCGTCGCCTTCTGGGCCAACGCGATGGTCAGGATTTGGTGACAGGCCGCCGCTTCGGCCAAGTGCTGATCGGATTCCAGGCAAAAACGCTCCGTCTCCGCGATCTGTTCCGGCGTCAGCGTGCTGTCCAGATATTCCGCGATCACGTTGGCGTCGTTGATCGGACCGATCGCCTCGGGGGACGGTGCCGACAGCTTTGGATCGGCGGTGCACGCGCGGATGCGTCGAACCAATTCAGCGGCAAAGGCGCTTTCCTGGACCTTCTGTTTCAGCGCCTCGCTGTCCTGCGGGTCCAGCGTGCTGTCCAGATAGGCCAACAACGTGCGAAGGGTCAAACGCATGATTCGGGCGTCGGTTCAAAGGCGGCGGACATCAAGCCCCGGCGGCCAGAGCATCGTGCGAGCCTCTGTGCCGCGGCGGGGACACCAGGGTTAGTGGCGCCCTGGCAATCGATCCGTGCGACCATCACGCAAGAATCTCGGAAAAACTCTCCGTGGGCAGCCGAATCCCCGCGACATATCGCGATCGATTCAGTCTTCTTCTTGCCACAGACGCGGTCGCAGCTGGCAGAACAGCGCCTTTTTCTGGTCCGGCAGCGAGTAATCGAATCCGCACGAACGCAAGAATGCTTCGGACGAACTGATCGCCAAGACTTCCATCACCCCCAGTTCACGGGCACGTTGCAAACACTCTTCGACCAAACGTCGACCGACACCGGTATTTCGGTGCTCGTGATGCACGGCCAAGCACTGCAATTCCGCCAGCTTGGGGCTATAGATTTCGACCGCAGAAAACCCGATCGGCTTGGGCGGACTGTCATCGACGATCAAGTCGGCGACGAACCCGTGTCGCGTCAGTTCGATGATCTCCGCTTCACTCCGCTGCAGCAACAAACGCTGGGAAACGTAGGGACGCAGCAGGGCGTGAATGGCGGCCGCGTCACTGGGCAACGCTTGTCGAATCTCGATCAACGCGGTCGAAGCCTCCTGTGCGTCAAAGCTATCGGTGCAAACTTGTGGAATCGTCGACGATGGAATGGCACCGATGTTCGGTGTGACGGTTCAGTGCGATTTCGGGTCAGGGCGATGTCGGTATTGCCGAGCGACACGCAATCAGGCCATGACTAGTTCAGCTGAACCGGGTTGGTCGCATCTTTGATCGTTTTGCGAATCACGTCCAGCGGAGCCTGCTTTCCGGTGAACAGTTTGTACTGGTATCCCATCTTGCGGACGTACATGTCGATCCCGGTGATGACGCGACATTTGATGTTCTTAGCGTGTTTGATCAACAGCGTTTGTTCGGGGTAGTACACCGTGTCAAACACCACCATCAACTCGTTCAGTTTGTCCGCGTTGAACGGGCTGTTGTCGACATCGGGGTGCATGCCGATTTCCGTGGCATTGACCAGCAAGTTGGCGCGAAAGTCATGCCGCATTTCCCATTCGACGACGCGACAACCGTGGGCCAAGCCGATCTCGTTGCCCTGTTCCATATCCTTCGTGGCAATTGTGACGTTGCATCCTTTGGACCGCAGGCCCCAAACGATCGCTTTGGCCAAACTGCCGGATCCCAAAACGGTGGCCGACATGCTTTGCATCGGCTTTTCCGCATCGGCGTGCAGTTCAAAGACTTCGCTGATACAGTCCATCGCCGCGCGGTAATCGGTGTTGTACCCGACCGCTCGTTCGTCATCGAACGCCATCGTGTTCAGCTCGCCGATACCCGCAACCGCGGCCTCGGCCTGGGTGCAATAATCGATCGAACGACCTTGGTGGGGCGGATCGATGCTCAGCCCGTTGATGCCGATTTCACGGGCGTGATCCATGAAGATGTGCAGGTCGTCTTCCGGCACCCGCAGTGGCAAGAAGCACGCATTGTGGCCTTCGCCGGCAAAAGCCTTGTTGTGAACCAGCGGGTCAAAACTTTCACCGACGGGATCTCCCAGCAAGCCGAACAACTGGGTGTCATCGTTGATCTGGTCGTACCGGTACACGTCCTGCATCTCTTTGAAGTGCAGCTGTCCCGGCGCGATCTTCTTGTCGGTGCTGAACGTGGCGTAGGTGAACGGTGCGCCGACGCGGTGGGCCAAGATCCGCGTTAACATTCCCATTTCACCCATACAGATGGCGATCGTCGGCACACTGGACTGTCGAGCCAAGTCCATCATGCGAACGTTGTCGCTGAACGTGTTGGCCATCGTCGCGATTTTGACGATGTCGGCATCCGCGGCGGCCATCGCGGCGTGCAAGTCTTCCAGGTTTTCCGGCGTGCCGTCAAAGTCGTGAAAGCTGATGATTCGCTTGGTGTTGCCATACCGCGGAATCTGGTCGGCGATGTCCGATTCGATGTCGACGTATTCGACACCGCTGGCGATGGCACTCCGCAAAACCATCGTGCGTTCTTCTTCGGACTTCAACCACCGCCCACCGTCGTCGCGTCGACGCGCGGTGATGACCACCGGGCCGGGGCGGTCGTCGATCAGACGCTTCAAATTCACGGCGCGGCCGATGTAATCCAGACGCAATTCGACCAGCTTGACGCCCTGTTCGACCAGGTGCTTGTGTTCCGCAATCATCCGGGCATGGCGGGCGCGACCGAGGGAAACACAAATCATAAAGCTGGGCGATGATAAAACGAGTGAGTCGGGAATCGCTGGACAAAAACGGACCGCTGGCCTGGCGGGAAAACGGCACGCACCCGATCGGCGGGGCCATCTATGATAAATGGCCTTCGGATTTTTCGTAGACCCGGCTGTGCGGACCCGTCGTATCAGGCTTTGGCGCGGCCATTGCAATCCAAAGGGGCGTTAAAACCGGATCGGCGTCAAAGTCGTCCCAAACCGACCGGTGATGCGGCAGAATTGATGCCGCAAATCAGTCGTCTGTCGGGGACAAACGCCGCAATTTTTCGAACCAATACTGGAACCAGTGCTCATGACATGCATCCGAACGCGTCCGTCGGCCGATCGGCCCGTTCGTTCTCGCCCCCCGGTTTTCCGCGTCGCCGCCTTGGCTGCATCGATGCTGGTGCTGGCGAATATGCCCGGTTCGGCGGTGGGGGCCGACGATGCCTGGACGACCGCGCGTGGCGACGTCCAGGGGACGGGGACCGTGGCCCAGACCTTACCGGCGGAACTGTCCGTTATTTGGGAACATGAAACCGGAGAAGCGATCGAATCAACGCCGGTCGTCGCCGACGGCCGCGTGTTCGTCGCCGACGTGATGGGCAAACTGACGGCGATTGATCTGCAGTCGGGAAAGCCGCTGTGGACGCATGATTACGAAACCGGCTTCAACGCTTCGCCCACGCTTTCCGGCGACCGTTTGGTCATCGGTGACATCGACGGCAACGTGTACGCGCTGAACGTGGCCGACGGATCGGAAATTTGGACCGCAGAGACTGACGGTACCATCGACGGCTGTGCGACCTTTTTCGAAGACGACGTTTTGGTGACCAGCCAAGACGGCTCGCTGTACCGGCTGAGCGGGAAAACCGGCGAACAAGTCTGGGTCTACGAAACGGGCGACCAGATCCGCTGCAGCCCCACCTTGGCGGGCACGCGGACGTTTCTGGGCGGTTGCGACGGGAATTTGCACGTCGTCGATGTCCGCAGCGGAAAAGCCGTCGGCGACTTGTTGCCTCTTGGTGGACCCACCGGCAGCACGGTGTCGGTGCGGGATCAACAAGCGGTGGTGGCGACGATGGAAGGCATGATCTTTGCATTCGATTGGCGTGACGGCACCATGATTTGGGAATACACCGACCCGGATCGTGCACAGGAGTATCGCAACAGCGCCGCGATGACCGATGACCTGGTGATCGTCAGCAGCAAGAACAAGAAAGTCGACGCGATTGATCGAAAAACGGGCCAGCATCGTTGGCGATATTCACTACGTCGCCACAGTGATGCGTCGCCCGTCGTCGCCGGCAATGACGTTTGGATCGCCGCCACTGATGGCCGCTTGGTTCGCTTGGACCTTCAGACCGGCCAAGAGAAATCCGTCACGGAGTTTCGCGGTGGGTTGTACGGATCGCCCGCGATCCTGTCCGATTCCATGATCATCGCCGATGACGATGGTGTGGTCCGGCGTCTGGGGCCCGCGCCCCAAAAATGACGCCTCGGCCGATCACGCCGTGCCACCGCCGTGATCAATGCCAATTGCGGAAAAGCCCGCCGGAACGACATTCTTTGCAAAGCGGCGCATCAATCGTGACGCCCTGGACCCTACAATTTCGGCGTAACCACCCACCGATCCGTTTTCCTGCCACCCGATACCGGATATGACTTCCGCGCCAAGCGACAAGAAGACCGAAGTTGGAAGCTATTTCATTTCCAACTACCCGCCCTACAGCCAGTGGAAATCAGATCAGTTGCCTGCGGTCGAAACGGCCCTGGACAACCCACCGACCGAAGACACGCCGCTGGGGTTGTACCTGCACATCCCGTTCTGTCGAAAACGCTGCAAGTTCTGTTACTTCAAAGTCTTCACCGACGTGAATGCCGCAGAAGTGCAGCGATACGTGGACGCATTGTGTGACGAAATTTCAATGGTCAGCCGTCGCGCCGTGATGGGTGATCGGCCGTTCCGATTCGTGTACTTTGGCGGCGGGACCCCCAGTTTTCTGTCACCCAAACAGCTGACCAAACTGGCCGACCGACTGCGTCAACACATCACTTGGGACGGGGCGGAAGAGGTCACCTTTGAATGTGAACCAGGAACCTTAAGCGAAACGAAGGTAAAGACGCTTCGCGAGGTCATGGGCGTCACACGCCTAAGTCTGGGGGTGGAAAACTTCACCGACGCCATTCTGGAAGAAAACGGACGAGCGCACCTTTCCAAACAGGTCTTTGCGGCTTGGGAATGGATCGAAGCGGCGGGGTTCAACAACGTCAACATCGACTTGATCGCCGGAATGGTGGGCGAAACTTGGGACAACTGGAAATTCAACGTCCAAAAGGCGCTGGAGATGTCACCAGAAAGTCTGACGATCTATCAGATGGAATTGCCGTACAACACGGTTTATAGCGCCGACATCCTGGGCAACCAAAGCGAAAGCCCCGTCGCCGACTGGGGCACCAAACGCGATTGGGTTCGGTATGCGTTCGATGAATTCACCGCGGCGGGTTATGCGGTCAGCAGCGCTTATACGTTGGTCAAAGACCCCCAAAAGGTCAACTTCAGCTACCGCGACAACCTGTGGAAGGGTGCCGATCTGTTGGCCACCGGCATCGCCAGTTTTGGCCATGCGTCCGGCGTGCATTATCAGAACCTTCCGCATATGGACCAGTATCTTTCGACCATTGAATCGGGCCAGTTGCCGCTGGGACGCGGGTTTGTTCCCACGGATCTTCAAAAGCTGATCCGCGAAATGATCTTGTTGCTCAAACGCGGTTATTTGGAACTGGATTACTTTCGCAACAAGTTTGACGTCGATGTGCTGGACCGCTGGCGTGATGTTTGGGACGGTTATGTCGAATCGGGGCTGGCAACGATTGGTGACGACCGAGTGGAATTGACCTCCGACGGGTTGTTGCAAGTTGATTCGATGTTGCCGGCATTCTTCGAACCGGAACATCAAAACGTCCGCTACACCTAACGATGCCTGTTGTCTTGATCGTCGGCTTTCCAATCCAGAAGGTGACGACGCCCCGGATTGATACAGAAAACTAGCCGCCCGTTTGCGCGGTGAACGATTCATCGCCCCAACTACTGATCCACACCGCCAATTCCGGATTGTTCCAGCATTGAATTCGACACTGACCTTCGCCATGGGCGATTACCAGGCCGAATTTCCGACCGATCGGCGGTATGTTGCCAACCATATGTGGGCGACAGGACCGAACGACGCCGGGACTGTGCGATTTGGCCTGACGGCGTATGCGGTTCGATTGTTGCAGGACGTCTATTTTCTGGACTGGACCTTTCAGCCCGGCCAAGCGGTGGGCCATCGTGCCGAAATCGGATCCATCGAAAGCAAGAAAGCCGAAAGTGATCTGTACGCGCCGATTGCCGGTGTGATGTCGGTCATCAATGACGCCGTGCTTGACGATCCGTCACAGATCAACGCGGATTGTTATGGCAATGGATGGCTATTTGAGATGCAATCAAGCGATGGCCAGATCGATTCGGTGGTGTCGGAGCATCTGATGTCGCCCGATGAGTATCTGGTGCACTTGGAAAAGGCGTGGGAAGTCGCCCAGCGGACGATCAAGGGGCAAGCGAATCTGTAGGTCTGGTTCGCCCAGCTACGTTTCTGTGTGCGCATAAAAAACGCCAGCGAAAGATGCCGCGGAGGGCACGTTCGCTGGCAATTTTTTTTCGATATCGTCTGGATGTGTGGGAATGCTTTTTGGGAAAGCGATCACCCAACGCCAAACTTAGCGAAGCAGTTTTTCCAACGCGTTCAGTGCGACGCGAGCTTCTTCGACGCTGCCGAGTTCATCGACAATCTTCTTGGCCTTGATCAGGCCGTCCATCGAAATGCCATCGACGCTCGCCGGGGCTGCCTTTGCGGCACGCTTGGTGCCACGAGTCGCAGTTGCCTTAGCCTTACGGCCGGCGGGTCGACCACGGCGGCTGGTACCGGCGGGACGGCCACGCTTTTTGGTGCCGGTCCCCTTCTTCATGTTCGACTTGATGGTGCTGATGAACGCAGTGGAGGTTTCAATGCCTTGTGCGGACAGGGCTTCTTGAACCTCTTTGGGCTTTGCGCCCGGATTCGCTTCGTAGTACTCACGAATCGCCGCGGACTTGTTCGGTCCTGCAGATTTCTTCGCCATAACGGCTCCCAATTCAGAATAGTTGGCCACGTGCGCTGCGACGGGACCAAGGGGGGAAGCCAACGTTGCGGATCCGGCCGATGGTCGTGTCACAGCAGTAACATGAATGGTAATGAACGTCATGTCATCACACATTCACATGGCAAAGCCTATGACAATATTTGGCCTTGTCAATCGCATCGGGACTGATCTTTGCAACCCCAACTATATGAAAGGAATCTGCAAACCCGCATTTCACTTCCTCGGATGATTCACAAAGCACCGCTGGAGTGGGGTAAAGCCGGGTGAATCCGTATCGTCCGACCCCTCATTGACCGAATGAGATTCCCCGAGTCGATCTTGCGCCAAATGGCTGCCTGACCTGTGAGTTTTGAAGTTGCGTTTTATCCGGGGCATTGGATTCTTGGTAACCCGAAGCGTGAGCGAGGCGATGTCCACATCCTTTTTCCCTCGCTCACGCGTCGGGATACCAGAAAGGTGCAACCTCAAAAGTCAGGCGTCGGGCCTTACCGGTCAATCATCGGAACCCGCGGCTAGCGCCCTGCGGCTCACAAAGTCGCCCTACCCCGTGAGCCGTGACGCGTTAGCGGCCGGGCCGTTCCGGAAAACCGACCGAACCCGCGGCTAGCGCCCTGCGGCTCACCCATCATTGTCGTACGCCGTGAAAGCAGCGTCCGAACCCTCATTGATCGAATGCGATTCCCCGAGCCGATCTTGCGCCAAATGGCTGCCTGACCTGTGAGTTTTGAAGTTGCGTTTTATCCGGGGCATTGGATTCTTGGTAACCCGAAGCGTGAGCGAGGCGATGTCCACATCCTTTTTCCCTCGCTCACGCGTCGGGATACCAGAAAGGTGCAACCTCAAAAGTCAGGCGTCGGGCCTTACCGGTCAATCATCGGAACCCGCGGCTAGCGCCCTGCGGCTCACAAAGTCGCCCTACCCCGTGAGCCGTGACGCGTTAGCGGCCGGGCCGTTCCGGAAAACCGACCGAACCCGCGGCTAGCGCCCTGCGGCTCACCCATCATTGTCGTACGCCGTGAAAGTGGCGTCCGAACGCTTATCGAATTCATGCCATTCCCACAGAATCCAATCGCCTAGGACCGCACGAAAAAAGCGGCGGAATCACATGCGGTCAGCGACGCCGATTCCCAACAATTCCAAGCCTTTACGCAGCAGGCGTCCACACAAAACGACCAGCACCAAACGGGTGGCACGCATCTGGTCGGTTTCCGCCTTCAAGACGGGACAAGTGTCGTTGAAGACGGCGTAGGCTCGAGCGGTTTCAAATAAATAATCGGTCAACTGATTGGGTGCATAATCCTCGTAAACCGAAACCAACGCTTCTTCGAATTGCAACAAACGAAGCGCCAGTGCACGTTCTTGTGGCTGGCTGAACACCAACTCGGTCTTCGAAGCCAACGCGACGACGGCTTCTTCATCCATCTCCGCGCGCCGCAAAATGCTTTGGGTTCGGGCGTACGAATACTGGATGTAAGTCGCCGTGTTGCCATCCAATGCGACCATCTTGTCCAAGTTGAATTGGTAATCGCTGGTCCGGTGGTGACTGAGGTCCGCGAATTTAATGGCACCGATCCCCACCGTTTCGGCCACCGACTGTTGTTCGTCGGCGGTCATGGGCGGATCCATCCGCTGTAACCTCTCGGGATCACAGACGACCGCTTGGGCACGGGCGACCGCATCGTCCAGCAGACTTTCCAGCCCGATCAGGGTGCCGCTGCGTGTTTTCAAGGGGCGACCGTCGGCCCCCAACACGGTGCCGAAATTCACGTGCACCAGACGGACGTCTTCCATCCCCATTCGTCGCGCGACGGCGAACAGTTTATCGAAGTGCTCGGATTGTCTTGTATCAACGACGTACAAAATTTCGTCCGGCGCGAATTCTTCGCGTCGATATTGCAGAGTCGCCAGATCGGTGGTCGCGTACAGGAATGCCCCATCCTTCTTGCGAATGATCATGGGGGCGTCAAACTGGTCCAAGAAGACACAGATCGCGCCTTCGCTTTCCGTCGCGATGCCATCACGACTTAATTGATCCACCACGCCCGGCAGACGGTCGTGATAGAAGCTTTCGCCCAACGTGTGATCGAACTGCACGTCCAGTCGGTCATAAATGCGATCGATTTCGTCACGACAGTAGGGCAAGAACTTCGTCCACAAGTCCAGGTTTTCCTGGTCCCCTTCGTGCAACTTGGCGGTTTCCGACAAACACCGCTGGGCGATGTCGGGATACTGTTGGCTGATTTTCAACAGGTCTTCATCGGTCTGCACTGCATCCATCTTGGCATTCATCGCGGCCACCGAATCACGGGCGGATTGCAGTCGCTTTTTCGCCGCCGACAGATTTTTTTTCAGCGATTTGACGGCCTTCGCGTCATCACCGGCCGATTCGATCTTTCCGGTCAGCTCTTCGATCAGACTTTCGGCGTCATGAACCGATTGCTTGGCGGCTGGCAACTGGTTGCAAGCCTTTTGATACTCGCTGATCTGATTGACCAGCCGGTACAGCTTGGCCAATTCGGGAACCGGGTTTTTGGCCACGGTGTCGGGATCACCAAAGTTCTTGTAACCGAAGATGATGATTCCGAATTGGGTGCCCCAATCACCCAAATGATTATCGGTGATCGTGTGATGTCCCAAGAAGTTCAGGACGCGTGCCAGAGCATCTCCGATCACAGTGCTGCGGATGTGCCCCACGTGCATGGGCTTGGCGACGTTGGGCGATGAAAAGTCGATGATGACCTTACGCGGCTGGTCGGCCACCGCCACGCCACAGCGGTCGTCCTGGGTCATCTGGGCGACGCGATCCAAAATCCAAGAGTCACGGATTTTCAGATTGATAAACCCAGGCCCCGCAACCTCGGGCGTTTCACACAGATCACTGACGCTGAGCGCGTCGACCATTTGGGCGGCAAGTTCGCGCGGGTTGGTACCGCCGACCTTCTTGGCCAACGGCATCGCGGCGTTGCACTGATAATCGCCGAACTTGGGATCATTGGTGGGGCGGATCATCCCTGAATACTGTCCGGGATCGTCCACGTGTTGCCGGATCACTTCATGGAACCGGCGTTGCAGTTCACGGGGCAGGTGCATCGCGAGTCAATCTTTCGATTCAGATGGTGGCGTCATTTCCGTGCCGTCGGGCCGCAGATCCAAGTCTTCGCATCGCAAGCACTTGGCATCGGCCCATAACGATTCCAGGTCGTAATACTGGCGGGTGTCTTCATCGAACAGGTGAATGACGACGTTGCCGTAATCCAATACGATCCAGCTGCTTTCCTGATAGCCTTCGATGCCCATTCGCAGGTCACCGAGATCTTTCTGCAGAACGTCGTCGATCTGTTCGCTGATCGCATGCAATTGCCGGCGGCTGGTCCCCGTCGCGACGACGAAGAAATCAAATTCCGCGGACTGTCCCGACACGTCCAAGACCAATGCATCGTCGGCCTTGTTTTCCAGTGCGACTTTCATCGCCGCGCGGGCCAATTTGCGACTGCCGTCCAGCCCCAAAGGCCGGATGGCCCAAGAATCGGTCGTCATCCATTGGTTGGCAGACACCGGTTTGGACTTTTGTTGTCCCGTATCGCCATCGCCACTGGCGTCCGTTTGGGGCGTCAATTCGGGTCCGTCGTTCGAAGGCGTTTCGGATTCGGTCACGAAAACTGCTTCAATTCGTAAAAAGGGGATCGACGATGCCGGGCCGGGATCATTCTCGGTCGTCACGGTCTCGGTCGTCATGGGGATGGGCACTGCGCGATGACGGATTCCATGGGATGTCCGATGGACAGGCCGCCCGGCAGGGTGCACGATCCGAGGGAACGCGCCGCGGCACCATTGTCAGGCTGTAAAACTGCCGCGAGACCCGTTTTTATCAGATCGTGACCGTAATGATTAGCGGTCCAAACCTCCGTCGACCCCATAACTGCAGCAAATTAGGAACCAAACACCATGGCTGACTGGATCGAAGCCGGTACGAAAGCCCCCGCGTTCACATTGCCCGACGCCGACGGCGATAAGGTCAAACTGTCCGATCTGAAGGGCCAGCCGGTCGTCGTGTACTTCTATCCCAAAGACGATACGCCGGGCTGTACCAAGGAAGCGTGTGCGTTTCGCGACCGTTACGGGGAACTGACCGACCTGGGCGTGCAATTGCTGGGCGTCAGCGGTGACACGGCCGAAAGCCACCAGGATTTTCGAGACAAATACAACCTGCCTTTTCCATTGCTGGTCGACAAGGATCACAAGATGTCGGAAAAGTACGGTGCGTATCGCGAGAAAAACATGTACGGCAAAAAGTCGATGGGCATCCAACGGTCGACCTTTTTGATCGACGCCGACGGTAAAGTGGCCAAAGTGTGGAAACGGGTTCGCGTCGATGGGCACGACGATCAAGTGATCGAAGCGGTCAAGGCGCTGGCCTGATCAACCGAATACGCTCACCGGATCGCAAAAGTCGAACCGAACCGGGCAACATCACGGTGGCCGATGCGGGCACGACGGTGTCTCGGGCAGTGGGCTTTTCGGTTCGCGCAACAGCGTCGCCCAGTCGGACATGTTGGTCGATCGTTGTCCAGTGCGTCGCTTTCATGCCGCCGCGAGGCCAAAGCAACTGGTCCCAGGATTGTTGGACCGCCATCACGACGACGGCCTTCGCGGGTGGATCGCCGGCGTCGATTTCGATGGTCGGTCCGTCGGGCGTCGCCGGAAGGCATCGGATCGCTCGGTCTGACCATCGCTGGGCCGACTCGTCGATGACTTCCCGCCAAGATTCCAGCGTGGCTGCGGCGCGAAGAATGGCGTCGTCGCTTTGCGGAAACCGCTGACGCAAAACCGGCAGGACGTCGTGTCGGATCCAGTTTCGTGTGTATTCGGTTCCCTGGTTGCTGGCGTCTTCGCGCCATGACTGGCCGATCTCCGACAGGGCTTGGCGAATTTGACTGCGGTGCAGATCCAGTAGCGGCCGTGCGATGACGAAATCGTTGCGTTCGGGCGTGTGACCGAGTGGCCGAAAGGCGGGCAGAGAGCACAGACCGGCCGGTCCGCTGCCGCGTAACAAATGGTGCAAAAACGTTTCCACGCGATCATCGCGGGTGTGCCCCAGCGCGACGTATCGGGCTCCGGTGTCGGATGCGACGCGATGAAAGAAGTCCAAGCGTTGGTCGCGCAGGGCTGATTCGTCGGACACACTTTCGCCAGGCCTCGCCTGAATTGACCGCAGCGTCAAACCCAGCTTGTTCGCCAAGTCCGACACAAATTCCGCGTCGCCACACGATGCGTCGCCGCGAAGACCGTGGTTGAAGTGTGCGATGACCAAGAACCCGGAACCGTCGGTCTGTCGCAGGATCGTGTGCAAGGCCAACAGCAATGCGACGCTGTCGCCACCACCGCTGCAACCGACCACCACGCCCGTGTCGGTCCAACGTGAGGCCGGCCAACGCTGCCCGATGCCGGCCAACAGGCGGTCCCAGTGATTCTGTGGCGGGGGGGACATCGACGTTTCGATCGGACGGCTGGACATATCGAAATCATGGCCACGGTCGCTGCGGGCGACAATCACCGCCGCGACGGGAACCGTTGATGGCCACCCATTCCGCCTGACCGGTTCATTCCCCGCACGACGGATGCTTTTCCGCATGCGGGTCTGGCGGGGCGAGGCGACGGTGATACCGCCGGTGGACAAATACCGCTACCATGGCAACTTTCAGCGAGCCGTCCTTAGGCGGTCGCTTTTGACATAGAAAGGTCACTACGGGCTTCGATTCCGGCAACGAGATTCAACGTCCCTGACCCAGCAAGAC comes from Crateriforma spongiae and encodes:
- the bcp gene encoding thioredoxin-dependent thiol peroxidase — its product is MADWIEAGTKAPAFTLPDADGDKVKLSDLKGQPVVVYFYPKDDTPGCTKEACAFRDRYGELTDLGVQLLGVSGDTAESHQDFRDKYNLPFPLLVDKDHKMSEKYGAYREKNMYGKKSMGIQRSTFLIDADGKVAKVWKRVRVDGHDDQVIEAVKALA
- the tilS gene encoding tRNA lysidine(34) synthetase TilS, which produces MSPPPQNHWDRLLAGIGQRWPASRWTDTGVVVGCSGGGDSVALLLALHTILRQTDGSGFLVIAHFNHGLRGDASCGDAEFVSDLANKLGLTLRSIQARPGESVSDESALRDQRLDFFHRVASDTGARYVALGHTRDDRVETFLHHLLRGSGPAGLCSLPAFRPLGHTPERNDFVIARPLLDLHRSQIRQALSEIGQSWREDASNQGTEYTRNWIRHDVLPVLRQRFPQSDDAILRAAATLESWREVIDESAQRWSDRAIRCLPATPDGPTIEIDAGDPPAKAVVVMAVQQSWDQLLWPRGGMKATHWTTIDQHVRLGDAVARTEKPTARDTVVPASATVMLPGSVRLLRSGERIRLIRPAP